The sequence GATGCGATAGACCAAGCAAAAAGGGATATCAAAGGCTATCGTAATTTCTTGAAGGGACTTAAGACAAAGTACACGGAAGGGGTTAAGAACACTACACAATCAGAGCTTTTGCTCGCTGTCAATTCTGATTTGGAGGAACTAAAGAATCAAACGGATGGGTTCATCAAGGGACTGAAAAACCTGAAAGAGTTGCCCAAAATGTTGACAGATTCTTCTCGAGTGAAACCTGCTATTAAAAGTCTCGAGGCTTCAGTCACGTCCTGTGAAGAAGAAATTACGAAAACCATAAGCAGCACAGCAAACATCTTCACCAGCCTGTTTTCTGTCGAGAAAATTGATGCTTCATTGCTGGAGTTTGGCGAAGAAGTTCTAAAGCTGGATATTGATAGCTTGCCCGATGAAACCGAGCTTCCTCTGAAAAAAACCGGCATCAGAGCCTCGGGCGATGCAATTATTATTAAGATTTCCGCTGGCAAGATTGCCGATGGCGAGAAAGATGAGCCTCGACGACAGATTGATTCTAAACAGATTCAGCTTTTTCGAATATTGTCTCATACGGATGTTGTCGTTGGTATGATCTACGCCCTCCCCGAGAAAAAAGACAACATCGCAGGTGATTTTCGACTCGCTCCTTCTTATAGCGTGATATTTTCTTGGGGAAAGCGGAAGTCAATTATATATAATACGTTGTTCAAACCCGGTATCGGTATCAACTTTGCAGCACTCGACCTGAACCATGATAATACTCCTGAGGTGGGAATTGGACTCATGCTGGCAGTTTTCAGGAATTTTTTGCAAGTAGGAGGAGGCTTTAATCTACAAGAAAAAGTGGGCTATGGTTTCTTTGGCCTACGCGTTCCCATGCCATCGCTCACCCCTTCGGGTGGAACGTGATACTAAGAAGGATGAAAATTATTAGGTTTACAATCGGTCGCCCTAATAAGCTTAGGTGTCATAAAAGATGCTCTGGAGAGCATTTCGAGGTTGGCTTCGCAAATTCGATTGCCTGACTTGAAGTATTGAATTTCTCCGTCACCGGTCTGTTATGAGTTCCTGGATTTGCGCGATTCTAAGGTTTGCGGGAAAAAAGTGAAACTCGTCTTTCGATGAGTACGATAGTTCTATCCCCTTCCCACAACAGGATGTTCATGTTTAACCATTAATTACGGAGATCACCGTCAAAAGCACAAGTCCCAAAATCAGCGGAATCTATATAAAGAAGACTCGTTCGAATGCCTGTTAAAATGAAGTACTATTTTCTTATTTCCCTTGACATTTTTAATAAATCCTGTTATAAACTCTTAAGTTAAATATAGCCTACCCATATGATAAAAAAAATTGTTTAAAGAGTTCAAAGAATTCGCGATGAGAGGCAATGTCATGGATATGGCTGTTGGTATCATTATCGGCGCTGCCTTTGGTACCATTGTCAAATCTCTGGTCGCAGATATGATGATGCCGCCCATTGGCCTGCTCATGGGAGATGTGGATTTTACAAACCTATTCTTTATCCTAAAGAATGGCGACCCTGCCGGACCCTACGCAGCACTTGATGCGGCTAAAGATGCCGGAGCAGTGAGCCTCAATTATGGCGTTTTTATCAACAATATTGTGAGCTTCATAATCGTAGCATTCGCGCTTTTCATGGTTATACGTGGGATGAACAAACTCAAGCAGAAAGAAAAAGAAGAACCGGCAGAAGCGACCACCAAAGAATGCGCCTACTGTTTTTCAACAATCGCAATTAAAGCAACTCGCTGTCCTAACTGTACCTCTGAGGTTGCGTAAACATTTTTTATTTAAGATAGCTGTAATTCATTCTGTAAAAAGCCGTTGGGGAAACATTCAATGTGACGCCAATGGCTATTTTTATATCCAATCATAATT comes from candidate division KSB1 bacterium and encodes:
- the mscL gene encoding large-conductance mechanosensitive channel protein MscL; its protein translation is MFKEFKEFAMRGNVMDMAVGIIIGAAFGTIVKSLVADMMMPPIGLLMGDVDFTNLFFILKNGDPAGPYAALDAAKDAGAVSLNYGVFINNIVSFIIVAFALFMVIRGMNKLKQKEKEEPAEATTKECAYCFSTIAIKATRCPNCTSEVA